In a single window of the Larimichthys crocea isolate SSNF chromosome XVII, L_crocea_2.0, whole genome shotgun sequence genome:
- the LOC109141808 gene encoding uncharacterized protein LOC109141808, translating into MVETMFLCNISAIKDWSYFLSQILPLINKTTGLVNMNKAEDVTTTMVTALQPDSAMSASNPPLNTNHTSGMEHVFQYSYSESDLLYTDYRTPARDSIPLPKAVLYLVMAALVVVAVAYAIVGHLVKDVVNDFVGGGRSIVAEGDGGETSEPDLMFGSRRVTNRNKTEINCITNNMNEMSERPRLEMSYISLNHTNSLSSNRPEETVVTIDETLQQRPPDTHSGT; encoded by the exons ATGGtagaaacaatgtttttatgcaACATTAGTGCCATAAAGGACTGGAGCTATTTTCTGTCTCAGATATTACCACTGATTAATAAAACTACCGGCTTGGTAAACATGAACAAAGCGGAGGATGTGACGACCACCATGGTGACGGCTCTGCAACCGGACAGCGCCATGAGCGCAAGTAATCCGCCTCTCAACACCAATCATACCTCGGGCATGGAGCACGTCTTTCAGTACTCTTACTCGGAGAGTGACCTGCTGTACACGGACTACCGGACACCTGCAAGAGACTCCATCCCGCTGCCCAAAGCGGTTCTCTACCTGGTCATGGCAGcgctggtggtggtggcggtggcgtATGCCATAGTGGGACACCTGGTCAAAGATGTGGTTAATGACTTTGTCG GTGGAGGCAGGTCGATCGTTGCTGAGGGTGATGGCGGTGAAACCAGTGaaccag aCTTGATGTTTGGCTCACGTCGAGTTACCAACCGCAACAAGACCGAGATAAACTGCATCACAAACAACATGAACGAGATGAGCGAGAGGCCTCGGCTGGAAATGAGCTACATATCCCTGAACCACACCAACTCCCTGAGCTCCAACAGACCGGAGGAGACAGTGGTCACCATAGATGAGACGTTACAGCAGCGACCTCCGGACACTCACTCTGGGACTTAA